The following proteins are co-located in the Vallicoccus soli genome:
- the sodX gene encoding nickel-type superoxide dismutase maturation protease yields the protein MPLPLGLADVSGPSMVPALRHGDVVLVRYGARVRPGDVVLARRPDRPGLVLVKRAVRRAGPGWWLEGDSPVASTDSRDFGPVPDALVLGRVVLRLRPPGRVRRRGAQPAARRRAR from the coding sequence GTGCCCCTGCCGCTGGGCCTCGCCGACGTGTCCGGCCCCTCGATGGTCCCCGCGCTGCGGCACGGGGACGTGGTGCTCGTGCGGTACGGCGCGCGGGTCCGCCCCGGCGACGTGGTCCTCGCCCGGCGCCCGGACCGCCCCGGGCTGGTGCTCGTCAAGCGGGCGGTGCGCCGCGCCGGGCCGGGCTGGTGGCTCGAGGGCGACAGCCCGGTGGCGAGCACGGACAGCCGCGACTTCGGGCCCGTGCCGGACGCGCTCGTGCTGGGGCGGGTGGTCCTGCGGCTGCGCCCGCCGGGGCGGGTGCGCCGGCGCGGCGCTCAGCCCGCCGCGCGGCGGCGGGCGCGGTAG
- a CDS encoding CGNR zinc finger domain-containing protein yields the protein MDLASYGDLAVRLVNTADPGRPEQDALVDAAGLEALLGDRAAWRRLPRTDALPRLRALRERLRRIVEDAASGNAARAVRELNVLLAAAPISPQVTAHDRQPWHLHVSEGAHDVVEAYTAAAVMGLAVQLTELGPDRFGVCAASGCRHVFVDTSTNRSRRYCSERCATRANVAAYRARRRAAG from the coding sequence GTGGACCTGGCGTCCTACGGCGACCTCGCGGTCCGGCTGGTCAACACCGCCGACCCGGGGCGCCCCGAGCAGGACGCCCTCGTCGACGCGGCGGGCCTCGAGGCCCTGCTCGGCGACCGGGCGGCGTGGCGGCGGCTCCCGCGCACCGACGCGCTCCCGCGCCTGCGGGCGCTGCGCGAGCGGCTGCGGCGCATCGTCGAGGACGCGGCCTCCGGCAACGCCGCGCGCGCGGTGCGCGAGCTCAACGTGCTCCTCGCGGCCGCCCCGATCAGCCCGCAGGTCACCGCGCACGACCGCCAGCCCTGGCACCTGCACGTCTCCGAGGGCGCGCACGACGTGGTGGAGGCGTACACGGCGGCCGCGGTGATGGGCCTGGCCGTGCAGCTCACCGAGCTCGGCCCGGACCGCTTCGGCGTCTGCGCGGCGAGCGGCTGCCGGCACGTCTTCGTCGACACCTCGACCAACCGCTCGCGCCGCTACTGCTCCGAGCGCTGCGCGACCCGGGCCAACGTCGCCGCCTACCGCGCCCGCCGCCGCGCGGCGGGCTGA
- the sodN gene encoding superoxide dismutase, Ni, giving the protein MPVLSRLLAPRTTAHAHCDLPCGVYDPSQARFEAESVKAICEKYQANDDPVFRTRCLIIKEQRSDLVKHHLWVLWTDYFKPPHFEKYPHLHQLFNEATKLAGAAGGKGTVDPAEAQKLLDKIDEIATIFWETKQAA; this is encoded by the coding sequence ATGCCCGTGCTCTCGCGACTCCTCGCACCCCGTACGACCGCCCACGCCCACTGCGACCTGCCGTGCGGCGTCTACGACCCGTCGCAGGCGCGCTTCGAGGCCGAGTCGGTCAAGGCCATCTGCGAGAAGTACCAGGCCAACGACGACCCGGTCTTCCGGACGCGCTGCCTCATCATCAAGGAGCAGCGCTCGGACCTGGTCAAGCACCACCTGTGGGTGCTGTGGACCGACTACTTCAAGCCGCCGCACTTCGAGAAGTACCCGCACCTGCACCAGCTGTTCAACGAGGCCACGAAGCTCGCCGGCGCGGCCGGCGGCAAGGGCACCGTGGACCCGGCCGAGGCGCAGAAGCTGCTCGACAAGATCGACGAGATCGCGACGATCTTCTGGGAGACCAAGCAGGCCGCCTGA